The Dromaius novaehollandiae isolate bDroNov1 chromosome 32, bDroNov1.hap1, whole genome shotgun sequence genome includes a window with the following:
- the ZBTB4 gene encoding zinc finger and BTB domain-containing protein 4, translating into MAPVVEVSDAGHCRSLLLELNEQRLRGQFCDVTIIAEDTKFRAHKNVLAASSPYFKEALAEGPACRAPAHVLELPGVQAGVFSDVLNFIYNSRLSVPSAAAARELGAVGRRLGIPCLEGLEAAPGDMNGSSAPSSSAPSPVDLTCPARASPAGEAGRGAAQGPGLLFALRPAASEAAAAAAAAAALRCGFCGRAFSTAAALGLHAKLHRARRALACRHCGKTFIHVKRLQTHEVLCKEAEGAHHHHHHHHHHHHHPPPPPPPHEPPPHEPPAKAPGAKKTLLLRPRGAEPPAAAAEQDHFAKVVDGHVIYFCAVCERSYMTLSSLKRHANVHSWRRKYPCRYCDKVFALAEYRTKHEVWHTGERRYQCIFCWDTFVTYYNLKTHQKAFHGISPGLISSEKTPNGGYKPKLNALKLYRLLPMRSHKRPYKTYSQNLVPAGLLLPARPEGLSGDGEAFAAGASAEAPEPPRFLLPAAAVAVAEPGRGAEAASVIAYGRPAASVIVHGGGGGGGGGGGTAATTSVIAYNGAAGDAAAAAAAAAPPPVPVPAAKPMKKQVLRDYIEAQRAAAAQQGGGTGAETAAGGEAPAASSSSSSSPPPPPPPRRPRAGRTMTYVAKPAYVGTAAESRAAPLCQITVRIGEEAIVKRRISETDLRRDKDGGEGEGDGPPAADSAEEDSDAEDQLWRPYYTYKPKRRGAAAAAAAAAAPKAKKPRWRRRLRSLRWAQASGPAAAAAEEEEEEEEGSPGGSDAEAGGKGAGKRGAEWKHRCGACGKLFSALKKLRKHERAHGRPGAAAAAVTPAGTAPRVGRRPSLKFACAHCAKVCKTAAALSRHAKRHQGQAGPAAASPPPPPPPPSVIAYTKKATPEAPVKEEDPQEMQVSSSSGDGVRTAAATAAAVTAPPLQPPPPPPPPPPVEVAGPSRGSVQDPVVSHTGPAGLRDGDGTAAAPPSYGYPVQEYPLPLLAAAAGRTRRAGEERGGGGGGGGGGGVTVTGGVSGGVTVTGGPPKPYPFAYGPRLLAAYPYGFPLPVALNMVLPEAKAFLPGVFGYAVAEGPPAADGGPGGPGAAGAAPGGAGGADGDGGERPRKGGGT; encoded by the coding sequence ATGGCTCCGGTCGTGGAGGTGTCGGACGCGGGGCACTGCCGGtcgctgctgctggagctgaacGAGCAGCGCCTGCGGGGCCAGTTCTGTGACGTGACCATCATCGCCGAGGACACCAAGTTCCGGGCCCACAAGAACGTCCTGGCCGCCTCCAGCCCCTACTTCAAGGAGGCGCTGGCCGAGGGGCCGGCGTGCCGGGCGCCCGCCCACGTCCTCGAGCTGCCCGGCGTCCAGGCCGGCGTCTTCTCCGACGTCCTCAACTTCATCTACAACTCGCGCCTCTCGGtgccctcggcggcggccgcccgcgagCTGGGAGCCGTGGGCCGGCGCCTGGGCATCCCCTGCCTCGAGGGCCTGGAGGCCGCGCCGGGGGACATGAacggctcctccgccccctcgtCCTCGGCCCCGTCGCCCGTCGACCTGACGTGCCCGGCGCGGGCCAGCCCGGCGGGCGaggcgggccgcggcgctgcccaaGGGCCCGGCCTGCTCTTCGCCCTGCGCCCGGCGGCctccgaggcggcggcggcggcggcggcggcggcggcgttgcGGTGCGGCTTCTGCGGGCGGGCCTTCAGCACGGCGGCCGCCCTGGGCCTGCACGCCAAGCTGCACCGGGCCCGCCGCGCCCTGGCCTGCCGCCACTGCGGCAAGACCTTCATCCACGTCAAGCGGCTGCAGACCCACGAGGTGCTCTGCAAGGAGGCCGAAGGcgcccaccaccaccaccaccaccaccaccaccaccaccaccacccgccgccgccgccgccgccgcacgagCCGCCGCCGCACGAGCCGCCGGCCAAGGCGCCGGGCGCCAAGAAGacgctgctgctgcggccccgcggggccgagccgcccgccgccgccgccgagcaggACCACTTCGCCAAGGTGGTGGACGGCCACGTCATCTACTTCTGCGCGGTGTGCGAGCGCTCCTACATGACGCTGTCCAGCCTCAAGCGGCACGCCAACGTGCACTCGTGGCGCCGCAAGTACCCCTGCCGCTACTGCGACAAGGTCTTCGCCCTGGCCGAGTACCGCACCAAGCACGAGGTGTGGCACACCGGCGAGCGCCGCTACCAGTGCATCTTCTGCTGGGACACCTTCGTCACCTACTACAACCTCAAGACCCACCAGAAGGCCTTCCACGGCATCAGCCCCGGGCTCATCTCCTCCGAGAAGACGCCCAACGGCGGCTACAAGCCCAAGCTCAACGCCCTCAAGCTCTACCGCCTGTTGCCCATGCGCTCGCACAAGCGGCCCTACAAGACCTACAGCCAGAACTTGGTGCCcgccgggctgctgctgcccgcccgGCCCGAGGGCCTGAGCGGCGACGGCGAGGCCTTCGCCGCCGGCGCCTCCGCCGAGGCGCCCGAGCCGCCGCGCTTCCTGCTGCCGGCGGCGGCCGTGGCCGTggcggagccgggccgcggcgccgaggcCGCCTCCGTCATCGCCTACgggcgcccggccgcctccgtCATCgtgcacggcggcggcggcggcggcggtggcggcggggggacggCCGCCACCACCTCCGTCATCGCCTACAACGGGGCCGCCGgtgacgccgccgccgccgccgccgccgccgccccgccgccggtgccggtgccggccgCCAAGCCCATGAAGAAGCAGGTGCTGCGGGACTACATCGAGGCgcagcgggccgcggcggcccagcaaggcggcggcaccggcgccgagaccgcggcgggcggcgaggccccggcggcctcctcctcctcctcctcctccccgccgccgccgccgccgccgcgccggccccgcgccggccgcacCATGACCTACGTGGCCAAGCCGGCCTACGTGGGCACGGCGGCCGAgagccgggccgcgccgctcTGCCAGATCACCGTGCGCATCGGCGAGGAGGCCATCGTCAAGCGGCGCATCTCCGAGACCGACCTGCGGCGCGACAAGGACGgcggcgagggcgagggcgacgGGCCGCCGGCCGCCGACAGCGCCGAGGAGGACAGCGACGCCGAGGACCAGCTCTGGCGGCCCTACTACACCTACAAGCCCAAGCGgagaggagccgccgccgccgccgccgccgccgccgcccccaagGCCAAGAAGCCGCGGTGGCGCCGCCGGCTGCGCTCGCTGcgctgggcccaggcgtccggccccgccgccgccgccgccgaggaggaggaggaggaggaggaaggcagcccCGGCGGGTCGGACGCCGAGGCGGGGGGCAAAGGGGCCGGCAAGCGGGGCGCCGAGTGGAAGCACCGCTGCGGCGCCTGCGGCAAGCTCTTCTCGGCGCTCAAGAAGCTGCGCAAGCACGAGCGGGCGCacgggcggcccggcgcggccgcggcggcggtgacACCGGCGGGGACAGCCCCCCGCGTCGGCCGCCGGCCCTCGCTCAAGTTCGCCTGCGCCCACTGCGCCAAGGTGTGCAAGACGGCGGCGGCGCTGAGCCGCCACGCCAAGCGGCACCAGGGCCAAGccgggccggccgccgcctcgccgccgccgccgccgccgccgccctccgtcATCGCCTACACCAAGAAGGCGACGCCGGAGGCGCCCGTCAAGGAGGAGGACCCGCAGGAGATGCAGGTGTCGTCCTCCAGCGGCGACGGCGTCCGCACCGCCGCCGCTACAGCCGCCGCCGTCACCGCGCCGCCGCtacagccgccgccgccgccgccgccgccgccgccggtggaGGTGGCGGGCCCCAGCCGCGGCTCGGTGCAGGACCCCGTGGTGTCGCACacggggccggcggggctgcgcgaCGGTGACGGTACCGCCGCCGCACCGCCGTCCTACGGGTACCCGGTGCAGGAGTACCCGCTGCCGCTgctggcggccgccgcgggccggacTCGCAGGGCCGgggaggagcgcggcggcggcggcggcggcggcggcggcggcggcgtcacCGTCACCGGCGGCGTCAGCGGCGGCGTCACCGTCACCGGCGGGCCGCCCAAGCCCTACCCCTTCGCCTACGGCCCCCGGCTGTTGGCCGCCTACCCCTACGGCTTCCCGCTGCCCGTGGCCCTCAACATGGTGCTGCCCGAGGCCAAGGCCTTCCTCCCCGGCGTCTTCGGCTACGCCGTGGCCGAGGGGCCGCCGGCGGCGgacggggggccgggggggccgggggccgcgggggcggcgccggggggggccgggggggccgacGGCGACGGGGGCGAGCGGCCCCGCAAGGGCGGCGGGACCTga